A portion of the Sabethes cyaneus chromosome 3, idSabCyanKW18_F2, whole genome shotgun sequence genome contains these proteins:
- the LOC128743846 gene encoding enolase isoform X1, protein MIRNIISKMPFKSIKARQIFDSRGNPTVEVDLVTDLGLFRAAVPSGASTGVHEALELRDNVKGDWHGKGVLKAVENINKTIAPAVLNSGLCVTQQKEIDELMLKLDGTENKSKLGANAILGVSLAICKAGAAKKGIPLYKHIAELSGNGNIILPVPAFNVINGGSHAGNKLAMQEFMILPTGASSFTEAMKIGTEVYHHLKSVIKAKFGLDATAVGDEGGFAPNILENKEALNLIQDAIAKAGYTGKVEIGMDVAASEFHKDGKYDLDFKNPNSDKSAWLSPDSLEEMYQGFIKGFPIVSIEDPFDQDHWDAWAKITANTSIQIVGDDLTVTNPKRIATAVEKKACNCLLLKVNQIGSVTESINAHLLAKKNGWGTMVSHRSGETEDTFIADLVVGLSTGQIKTGAPCRSERLAKYNQILRIEEELGADAKFAGKNFRHPQ, encoded by the exons ATGATACGAAACATTAT ATCCAAAATGCCGTTCAAGAGTATTAAAGCACGTCAGATCTTCGATTCTCGCGGTAACCCAACCGTCGAAGTTGACTTGGTCACCGATTTGGGTCTATTTCGTGCGGCCGTCCCATCGGGGGCTTCAACCGGTGTTCATGAAGCTTTGGAGCTGCGTGACAACGTTAAGGGTGACTGGCACGGCAAGGGTGTTCTGAAAGCAGTGGAGAACATCAACAAGACCATCGCACCAGCCGTGCTAAACTCGGGTCTCTGTGTTACTCAACAGAAAGAG ATTGATGAGCTCATGTTGAAGCTGGACGGAACAGAGAACAAGTCGAAGCTGGGCGCTAACGCCATCCTCGGTGTTTCTCTAGCCATCTGCAAGGCCGGTGCCGCAAAGAAGGGCATTCCACTATACAAACATATTGCTGAGCTTTCTGGTAATGGAAACATCATTCTGCCGGTGCCGGCTTTCAATGTCATCAACGGCGGTAGCCACGCCGGTAATAAGCTTGCTATGCAAGAATTTATGATTCTTCCGACTGGAGCTTCGTCGTTCACCGAAGCCATGAAGATTGGCACTGAGGTGTACCACCACTTGAAGAGTGTTATCAAGGCTAAGTTCGGTCTGGATGCCACCGCTGTTGGTGATGAGGGTGGCTTTGCTCCCAACATTCTTGAAAATAAGGAAGCCCTGAACTTGATCCAGGATGCTATTGCAAAGGCTGGTTACACTGGCAAAGTCGAAATCGGTATGGATGTTGCTGCTTCGGAGTTCCACAAGGACGGCAAGTACGATCTGGACTTCAAAAACCCCAACTCGGACAAGAGCGCATGGCTGTCTCCGGATTCGTTGGAGGAAATGTACCAAGGATTCATCAAAGGTTTCCCTATTGTCAGCATTGAAGATCCCTTCGATCAAGACCACTGGGATGCCTGGGCAAAGATTACTGCTAATACAAGTATTCAGATTGTTGGTGACGATTTGACAGTAACTAATCCGAAGCGTATTGCTACCGCTGTTGAGAAAAAGGCTTGCAACTGCTTGTTGCTAAAGGTCAACCAGATTGGCTCTGTAACCGAATCCATCAACGCCCACTTGCTGGCCAAGAAAAACGGCTGGGGTACCATGGTATCGCATCGTTCCGGTGAAACCGAGGATACTTTTATTGCCGATCTAGTCGTTGGCTTGAGCACTGGACAAATTAAGACTGGTGCTCCATGCCGATCGGAGCGACTCGCTAAGTACAACCAGATTTTACGCATTGAAGAGGAACTTGGAGCTGACGCCAAGTTCGCCGGAAAGAATTTCCGTCATCCACAGTAA
- the LOC128743196 gene encoding uncharacterized protein LOC128743196 has product MAKFSLSRMRKKFMRLHPIWRIYLMVLFILILYNEVLIYVLQKLKWSNIYCKKENCLRMLFVGDPQILGNSFDTHFYSGMANYDSDRYLAWYYERALEHVRPDVICFLGDLMDEGITTNEDYFKEYYERFGAIFPRHATAKLIYVSGDNDIGGEGVEVKPSIVRRFRQYFSEKPAWIINENITIYNINRITHEMPLNDPRLINEQGDDASDQYIRIFLSHMPFLSTPGTFTYDAIEKLKPNVIFSGHLHSSRYVRIHRKHLRSATYMPLSGDKKTAYKVHNFDLRYHHDTQELLEIVIPTCSYRMGVSDIGYGFAVIDGTNLQYTVLWTTNRFHQLISYVIVVSVPLIFLTITLLFKLLRAICICSKGRTRLSV; this is encoded by the exons ATGGCTAAGTTTTCGTTGTCTAGAATGAGAAAGAAATTCATGAG ATTACACCCCATATGGCGTATCTATTTAATGGTGCTGTTTATACTTATTCTTTACAATGAAGTATTGATTTATGTTCTTCAAAAACTCAAGTGGTCGAATATTTACTGTAAAAAAG AAAATTGTTTGCGAATGTTGTTTGTTGGAGACCCGCAGATATTAGGTAACTCGTTCGATACCCATTTTTATTCCGGGATGGCCAATTATGATTCGGACCGTTACTTAGCGTGGTACTATGAAAGGGCCCTTGAGCATGTGAGGCCGGATGTCATCTGTTTTCTGGGCGATTTAATGGATGAAGGAATAACTACAAATGAAGACTACTTCAAAGAGTATTATGAGCGTTTTGGAGCGATATTCCCCAGACACGCGACCGCAAAG TTGATCTATGTATCTGGAGATAATGACATCGGAGGAGAAGGAGTAGAAGTGAAACCGTCGATAGTGCGACGATTTCGACAGTACTTTAGTGAGAAACCTGCCTGGATCATCAACGAGAATATTACGATCTATAATATCAATCGTATTACTCATGAAATGCCATTGAATGATCCTCGACTTATAAACGAACAAGGGGATGATGCATCCGATCAGTATATAAGAATTTTTTTAAGCCATATGCCATTTTTGAGTACGCCGGGAACGTTTACTTATGAT gCAATTGAAAAACTTAAGCCCAACGTAATTTTTTCCGGTCATTTACACTCCTCTCGGTACGTTCGAATACACCGTAAACATTTGCGATCGGCTACCTACATGCCGCTGAGTGGTGATAAAAAgactgcctacaaggtgcatAACTTTGATCTGCGGTATCATCATGACACACAGGAATTGTTGGAGATCGTCATACCGACTTGTTCCTACCGTATGGGAGTGTCCGACATTGGTTACGGTTTTGCGGTCATAG ACGGTACCAATTTACAATATACGGTTCTCTGGACTACCAACCGTTTCCATCAGTTGATCTCCTATGTGATAGTGGTGTCCGTTCCGCTGATCTTTCTTACGATCACTTTGTTATTTAAACTACTGAGAGCAATCTGCATTTGCAGCAAAGGGCGAACTAGACTTTCTGTTTGA
- the LOC128743846 gene encoding enolase isoform X2 has product MPFKSIKARQIFDSRGNPTVEVDLVTDLGLFRAAVPSGASTGVHEALELRDNVKGDWHGKGVLKAVENINKTIAPAVLNSGLCVTQQKEIDELMLKLDGTENKSKLGANAILGVSLAICKAGAAKKGIPLYKHIAELSGNGNIILPVPAFNVINGGSHAGNKLAMQEFMILPTGASSFTEAMKIGTEVYHHLKSVIKAKFGLDATAVGDEGGFAPNILENKEALNLIQDAIAKAGYTGKVEIGMDVAASEFHKDGKYDLDFKNPNSDKSAWLSPDSLEEMYQGFIKGFPIVSIEDPFDQDHWDAWAKITANTSIQIVGDDLTVTNPKRIATAVEKKACNCLLLKVNQIGSVTESINAHLLAKKNGWGTMVSHRSGETEDTFIADLVVGLSTGQIKTGAPCRSERLAKYNQILRIEEELGADAKFAGKNFRHPQ; this is encoded by the exons ATGCCGTTCAAGAGTATTAAAGCACGTCAGATCTTCGATTCTCGCGGTAACCCAACCGTCGAAGTTGACTTGGTCACCGATTTGGGTCTATTTCGTGCGGCCGTCCCATCGGGGGCTTCAACCGGTGTTCATGAAGCTTTGGAGCTGCGTGACAACGTTAAGGGTGACTGGCACGGCAAGGGTGTTCTGAAAGCAGTGGAGAACATCAACAAGACCATCGCACCAGCCGTGCTAAACTCGGGTCTCTGTGTTACTCAACAGAAAGAG ATTGATGAGCTCATGTTGAAGCTGGACGGAACAGAGAACAAGTCGAAGCTGGGCGCTAACGCCATCCTCGGTGTTTCTCTAGCCATCTGCAAGGCCGGTGCCGCAAAGAAGGGCATTCCACTATACAAACATATTGCTGAGCTTTCTGGTAATGGAAACATCATTCTGCCGGTGCCGGCTTTCAATGTCATCAACGGCGGTAGCCACGCCGGTAATAAGCTTGCTATGCAAGAATTTATGATTCTTCCGACTGGAGCTTCGTCGTTCACCGAAGCCATGAAGATTGGCACTGAGGTGTACCACCACTTGAAGAGTGTTATCAAGGCTAAGTTCGGTCTGGATGCCACCGCTGTTGGTGATGAGGGTGGCTTTGCTCCCAACATTCTTGAAAATAAGGAAGCCCTGAACTTGATCCAGGATGCTATTGCAAAGGCTGGTTACACTGGCAAAGTCGAAATCGGTATGGATGTTGCTGCTTCGGAGTTCCACAAGGACGGCAAGTACGATCTGGACTTCAAAAACCCCAACTCGGACAAGAGCGCATGGCTGTCTCCGGATTCGTTGGAGGAAATGTACCAAGGATTCATCAAAGGTTTCCCTATTGTCAGCATTGAAGATCCCTTCGATCAAGACCACTGGGATGCCTGGGCAAAGATTACTGCTAATACAAGTATTCAGATTGTTGGTGACGATTTGACAGTAACTAATCCGAAGCGTATTGCTACCGCTGTTGAGAAAAAGGCTTGCAACTGCTTGTTGCTAAAGGTCAACCAGATTGGCTCTGTAACCGAATCCATCAACGCCCACTTGCTGGCCAAGAAAAACGGCTGGGGTACCATGGTATCGCATCGTTCCGGTGAAACCGAGGATACTTTTATTGCCGATCTAGTCGTTGGCTTGAGCACTGGACAAATTAAGACTGGTGCTCCATGCCGATCGGAGCGACTCGCTAAGTACAACCAGATTTTACGCATTGAAGAGGAACTTGGAGCTGACGCCAAGTTCGCCGGAAAGAATTTCCGTCATCCACAGTAA